The Streptomyces rimosus genomic interval GCGGTGCCCGGTGACGGAAGCGCGCTCGTGTTCCCGGAACCCGCCGGTGTCGACCTCGTACGGGGCGACGCGGCGCAGGAAGAACACGTCCTCGAACTCGCCGCTCGCCCACGGCAGTTCGGCGTATCCGGAGGTACGGGCGACCAGCGGCCCGAGCGCGCCGGGCGGCACCCGCAGCCCGGTCTCCTCGGCCAGCTCCCGCGCCGCCGCCTCGGGCGGCGTCTCGCCTTCCTGGACGCTGCCGCCGGGCGTGAACCAGCAGTGCCCGGCCCCGGGGCGGGCGGGGTCCAGATGGCCGCGGAAGAGCAGCAAGCGGTCGTCCGTGCCGAGCAGCAGGACGCGGGCGGAACGGCGAACCAGGCCGGGTGCGTTCTCGGTGGTGGGCATCCCGGCAGCGTACGGCCGCGGCCGCGTCGTACGACAGGAGTTTTCCGCGTGCCACGCTGGGGCCATGAGCACTCTGGTGGTCGTGGACGCGGCCAATGTCATCGGCTCGGTGCCCGACGGCTGGTGGCGGGACCGCCGCGCGGCGGCCGAACGGCTGCGGGACGCACTGGCGGAACAGGCGGCCGACGGGCTCCCCGGGCTCGCGCCCGACGGGCCGCCCGTCCGGCTGGTCCTCGTCGTGGAGGGCGCGGCGCGCGGTGTGGCGCCGCTGCCCGGGGTGGAGGTCGTCGAGGCGCCGGGCAGCGGCGACGACCGCATCGTGGAACTGGTACGGGACGCGGACCGGGGCCCGGACACCGTGGTCGTCACCGCCGACCGCGGGCTGCGGGCGCGCGTGACGGCGCTGGGGGCCCGGGTGGCCGGGCCCCGGGCCGTACGGCGCGGGCGGAGCGGCTGACCGCCACGCCCGTACGGCTCAGCTGCCCTGCCCCGGACCACCACCCACGGGACCGGTGGCCGCGTTCCTGCCCCCGGGCCTGTTCATCCGGCTCCGCGACCGCCCGTACGTGAAGTAGACGACGAAGCCCACGAGCATCCAGATGCCGAACCGCAGCCAGGTCTCCGCCGGCAGGTTCAGCATCAGCCACAGCGAGGCCAGCACCGACAGCGCGGGCACGAACGGGACCAGCGGGGTGCGGAAGGAGCGGGGCAGGTCGGGGCGAGTGCGGCGCAGGATGACCACGCCGATCGCGACCACGACGAACGCGAACAGGGTGCCGATGTTGACCAGTTCGGCGAGCTCGTCGATCGAGGTGAACCCGGCGACGACGGCGACCACGGCGCCCAGGGCGATGGTCGAGCGGTACGGGGTGCCGAAGCGCGGGTGGACCTGCGAGAAGATCTTCGGCAGCAGGCCGTCGCGGCTCATCGCGAAGAAGACCCGGCTCTGGCCGAGCAGCAGGATCATGCAGACCGAGGTCAGGCCGACGGCCGCGCCGAAGCTGATCAGCCCGGCCCAGAACGGGTGCCCGACGGACTTGAACGCGTCGGCGAGCGGGGCGTCCGTCGACAGCTCGCTGTACTTCTGCATACCGGTGACGACGATCGAGACGGCGACGTAGAGCACCGTGCAGATGGCGAGCGAGCCGAGGATGCCGCGCGGCACGTCCCGCTGCGGCAGACGGGTCTCCTCGGCCGCGGTGGCGACGATGTCGAAGCCGATGAAGGCGAAGAAGACGACCGCGGCGGCGGCGAAGATGCCCATGATGCCGAAATTGGCCGGGGTGAAGCCGAAGATCAGCTGGGACAGCGGTGCCGCCAGGCCGTCGCTGCCCTCGGTGGCCTTGCTCGGCGGGATGAACGGCTGGTAGTTGGCGCCGCTGATGAAGAACGCGCCCGCGACGATCACGAGCAGTACGACGGTGACCTTGACGGCGACGATCACCGAGGTCACACGGGACGACAGCTTCACGCCGACGACGAGGACGGCCGTCAGCACCAGCACGAGCACGCACGCGAGCAGGTCGAACCCGAAGGTGCCCTCATGGGTGCCGGACAGCCCCTGTGGCAGATGGACCCCGGCCGTGTCCAGCAGCGAGCGGACGTAGCCGGACCAGCCGACGGCGACCACCGCGCAGCCCAGCGCGAGCTCCAGGATGAGGTCCCAGCCGATGATCCAGGCGGGCAGCTCGCCCAGCGAGGCGTACGAGAAGGTGTACGCCGAACCGGCCACCGGCACGGTCGAGGCGAACTCCGCGTAGCAGAGCGCGGCCAGCGCGCAGACCAGGCCCGCGGTGACGAAGGAGAGCGCGACGGCCGGGCCGGCGGTCTCCTTGGCGATCTTGCCGGTGAGGACGAAGATGCCGGTGCCGATGACGACGCCGACACCGAAGACAGTCAGGTCGAGGGCGGAGAGGGATTTCTTGAGCGCGTGTTCCGGCTCCTCGGTGTCCCGGATCGACTCCTCGACCGTCTTGGTCCGGAACAGGCCGCTGCGGCGCACTCGCGCGTGCTCCCCGCCGCCGCGTTCCGGTCCGTGTGCCGTGCCCCGCTGTGTCCTGCTCATGGGCCAACCTCCGCCTGGACGACCGTCGCGACTCGTGAACTGACCGAGTCTGCGCAATGGTCGGAACGAGTACGGTGCGGCGGGCCTGTGCGCGGCGGGGATTCACCCGATGGTACGGACGGGTGGATATGCCGAAGGGCCGGTGAAAGCACCCGTTCGGGTGGCCCACCAGCCCATCGTATGACCGTTCAGCGATGTTTGTGCAGTGTTGCGCGTCGGATTTGTGCGGCCTTGAGCGGCGCCGGAGTGACCGGTGGACGGCCGATGAAGCCGTTGACCGGCTGGTGTACGTACGTCCGCGTACGTACACCAGCCGCATCCTCCGTCAGTCGCGGGCGGCCTCGGCGCGCTCGGCGTCGTCCACGGAACCCACCGACTCCGCGGCGTCCACCGACCGGTCCGTGCCCTCGTACCGACCGTCGATCTTCGAGACCAGACCGGTGACCTGCCGGGCGATGTCCGGCGCGGTGAGCCCGATCTCGGCCAGGATCTCCGCGCGGGAGGCGTGGTCGAGGAAGCGCTCCGGAATACCGAAGTCACGCAGCGGTACGTCCACGCCCGCGTCGCGCAGCGCCTGCGCGACGGCGGAGCCCACACCGCCCGAGCGGCTGTTGTCCTCGACCGTGACCACGACGCGGTGCGCGTCGGCCAGGCCCGGCAGCGCCGCGTCGACCGGCTTGACCCAGCGCGGGTCCACCACCGTCGTGGAGATGCCCTGCTTGTCGAGCAGATCGGCGATCTCCAGGCACATCGGCGCCAGCGCACCCACCGACACCAGCAGCACGTCGGGGCGCTCCACACCCTTCCCGGGCTCCCGCAGCACGTCCATGCCGCCGACCCGGCCCACGGCCTCCACCGCCGGGCCGACCTTGCCCTTCGAGTAGCGCACCACGGTCGGCGCGTCGTCCACCTCGACGGCCTCGCGCAGCTGGGCCCGTACCTGCTCGGCGTCGCGCGGGGCGGCGATCCGCAGGCCCGGCACGACCTGGAGCAGCGACATGTCCCACATGCCGTTGTGCGAGGCGCCGTCGTCACCGGTGACACCGGCGCGGTCCAGGACGAAGGTGACCCCGCACTTGTGCAGCGCCACGTCCATGAGGACCTGGTCGAAGGCGCGGTTGAGGAACGTCGCGTACACCGCGAAGACCGGGTGCAGGCCGCCCGTCGCCAGGCCGGCCGCCGAGACCGCCGCGTGCTGCTCGGCGATGCCCACGTCGTAGACCCGCTCCGGGAACGCCTTCGCGAACTTCTGCAGGCCCACCGGCTGGAGCATCGCGGCGGTGATCGCCACGATGTCCTCGCGCTCCTGGCCCAGCTTGACCATCTCGTCACCGAAGACGGAGGTCCAGCTCGCGCCGCCGGAAGCCACCGGCAGGCCGGTGTCCGGGTGGATCACGCCGATACCGTGGAAACGGTCCGCCTCGTCCTGCTCGGCGGGCTTGTAGCCGCGCCCCTTCTCGGTCAGGCAGTGCACGATGACCGGGCCGCCGAAGCGCTTGGCGCGCTGGAGCGCGGACTCCAGGGCCTCGATGTCGTGCCCGTCGATCGGCCCGACGTACTTCAGCCCCAGGTCCTCGAACATGCCCTGCGGCGCGATGAAGTCCTTCAGGCCCTTCTTGGCGCCGTGCAGCGTCTCGTACAGCGGCTTGCCGACGACCGGCGTGCGCTCCAGGAGGTCCTTGCCGCGCGCCAGGAAGCGCTCGTAGCCGTCCGTCGTGCGCAGGGTGGCCAGGTGGTTCGCCAGGCCGCCGATGGTCGGCGCGTACGACCGCTCGTTGTCGTTGACGACGATCACCAGCGGGCGGTCCTGGGCGTCGGCGATGTTGTTCAGCGCCTCCCAGGCCATGCCGCCGGTCAGCGCGCCGTCCCCGATCACCGCCACGACATGATCGTTTTTGCGCAGCACCTGATTGGCCTTGGCCAGGCCGTCCGCCCAGCCCAGCACCGTCGACGCGTGACTGTTCTCGATCACGTCGTGCGCCGACTCGGCGCGCGAGGGGTAGCCGGACAGGCCCCCCTTGCTGCGCAGCCTGGAGAAGTCCTGGCGGCCGGTGAGCAGCTTGTGGACGTAGGACTGGTGGCCGGTGTCGAAGAGCACCTTGTCCCGCGGCGAGTCGAAGACCCGGTGCAGGGCGATGGTCAGCTCGACCACGCCGAGGTTGGGGCCGAGGTGACCGCCGGTCTTGGAGACGGCGTCGACGAGGAACGTACGGATCTCCCCCGCCAGCTGCTCCAGCTGCTCCGGCCCCAGCCGGTCCAGATCGCGCGGTCCCTTGATACGGGTCAGCAGCGCCACCCGTGCCTCCTTGCTGTCGAGCTGGTTCGGGCGATTCGTACAGATTCGCCTGGTTGTAGCTGGCTCTGGCTGGTCGACCTTGTCGATCTGCCGAGTCTAATGTTCCGCCTGCGGCGACGGATAACGGGCCGTGCGATGTATGTCACGCGGATGGCCGGTTTGCGGACGCGGCCTCCGGCCGCGGAAGCGACGTGGGGTGGCGGACGTCGACATCCGTGCTGCGTGGTGGGGGTGCGCGTGGTTCCGCGCCTCGCGGGGCGGTGTTTGGGGGCTGGCGAAATATGGGCTGTGGGTGGGGGGCGTCTGGTGCGCGGTTCTGCCCGGTGGGGGGCGGTTGCCCCGGTGGGGGTGCGCCTTGGCGCCGGGGGTTCGGTGGGTGGGGGCTCGGGGCCCCGCAGGGGTCACTCCTCGGCGCCTGGAGCGGCCGAATAGTTTGGACGCAACCGGGGCTTCGGTCGCCTGCGGGGAGACCCCTACGTGTCCCCGAGCCCGCGCCGTGGGCGGCTTTCCCGCCGCCGTGGCGGGGGTCTTTTACAGACCCCTGGCGGCCGGACCCATGCGGCCCCCTCCGCATGACGCGGAGCCGCCCCGGGCCCTGCGCATGCGCATACGCGAGCTTCTCCTCATGGGGGGCGCGCACCAGGCTTCTTTCCCCCTCCCCCCACCGGCCCGCACTCGCCGAACCGACGGGAGGGGGTGTGCAGGGGGACACTCCCCGCAGGCGACCGTTACATGGTTGCGTCCAGACATGACGGCCGCTCCAGGCGCCGAGGAGATGGCCCCCTGGGCACCCCCGCCCCACAGACCAGGCAATGCGTATCCGCGCGAAGCGCGGGCCAGACCCCCACAAACCCCGAGCTTACGCTCGGCCCGCCGTCCGCTGCGTCCTCCGCGACACCGAGTCGATGACAACCGC includes:
- a CDS encoding NUDIX hydrolase — its product is MPTTENAPGLVRRSARVLLLGTDDRLLLFRGHLDPARPGAGHCWFTPGGSVQEGETPPEAAARELAEETGLRVPPGALGPLVARTSGYAELPWASGEFEDVFFLRRVAPYEVDTGGFREHERASVTGHRWWPVDELATTAETVFPYGLPPLLADIRGGRTPAEPVRLPWHH
- a CDS encoding NYN domain-containing protein: MSTLVVVDAANVIGSVPDGWWRDRRAAAERLRDALAEQAADGLPGLAPDGPPVRLVLVVEGAARGVAPLPGVEVVEAPGSGDDRIVELVRDADRGPDTVVVTADRGLRARVTALGARVAGPRAVRRGRSG
- a CDS encoding amino acid permease gives rise to the protein MSRTQRGTAHGPERGGGEHARVRRSGLFRTKTVEESIRDTEEPEHALKKSLSALDLTVFGVGVVIGTGIFVLTGKIAKETAGPAVALSFVTAGLVCALAALCYAEFASTVPVAGSAYTFSYASLGELPAWIIGWDLILELALGCAVVAVGWSGYVRSLLDTAGVHLPQGLSGTHEGTFGFDLLACVLVLVLTAVLVVGVKLSSRVTSVIVAVKVTVVLLVIVAGAFFISGANYQPFIPPSKATEGSDGLAAPLSQLIFGFTPANFGIMGIFAAAAVVFFAFIGFDIVATAAEETRLPQRDVPRGILGSLAICTVLYVAVSIVVTGMQKYSELSTDAPLADAFKSVGHPFWAGLISFGAAVGLTSVCMILLLGQSRVFFAMSRDGLLPKIFSQVHPRFGTPYRSTIALGAVVAVVAGFTSIDELAELVNIGTLFAFVVVAIGVVILRRTRPDLPRSFRTPLVPFVPALSVLASLWLMLNLPAETWLRFGIWMLVGFVVYFTYGRSRSRMNRPGGRNAATGPVGGGPGQGS
- the dxs gene encoding 1-deoxy-D-xylulose-5-phosphate synthase, producing MALLTRIKGPRDLDRLGPEQLEQLAGEIRTFLVDAVSKTGGHLGPNLGVVELTIALHRVFDSPRDKVLFDTGHQSYVHKLLTGRQDFSRLRSKGGLSGYPSRAESAHDVIENSHASTVLGWADGLAKANQVLRKNDHVVAVIGDGALTGGMAWEALNNIADAQDRPLVIVVNDNERSYAPTIGGLANHLATLRTTDGYERFLARGKDLLERTPVVGKPLYETLHGAKKGLKDFIAPQGMFEDLGLKYVGPIDGHDIEALESALQRAKRFGGPVIVHCLTEKGRGYKPAEQDEADRFHGIGVIHPDTGLPVASGGASWTSVFGDEMVKLGQEREDIVAITAAMLQPVGLQKFAKAFPERVYDVGIAEQHAAVSAAGLATGGLHPVFAVYATFLNRAFDQVLMDVALHKCGVTFVLDRAGVTGDDGASHNGMWDMSLLQVVPGLRIAAPRDAEQVRAQLREAVEVDDAPTVVRYSKGKVGPAVEAVGRVGGMDVLREPGKGVERPDVLLVSVGALAPMCLEIADLLDKQGISTTVVDPRWVKPVDAALPGLADAHRVVVTVEDNSRSGGVGSAVAQALRDAGVDVPLRDFGIPERFLDHASRAEILAEIGLTAPDIARQVTGLVSKIDGRYEGTDRSVDAAESVGSVDDAERAEAARD